From one Chryseobacterium sp. 3008163 genomic stretch:
- a CDS encoding trehalase family glycosidase, protein MNNQLYINEIQTLFDEVQRSQIFEDQKTMTDAVPLFSIVEINSKYENEKNEEGFDLKQFVLSNFDFLGAKISITRETQLPIDDHIEKLWDELTRTAYEEKGTLLKLPKPYVVPGGRFNEFFYWDSYFIMLGLQVSGRVEMMENIIENCSYLIQTVGFVPNASRTHFLSRSQPPYFSLMVDLLFETTKDENIYIKYHDTLEKEYIFWMNGEADLENGSSIKRVVKTNNGDILNRYYDAENEPRPESYLIDIEDSENAGEEFYRNIRSACESGWDFSSRWFADGDTIQTIETLNLAQVDLNCLLWHLENTLAKSSSLQNLAEKEAYYSGSAANRKEMIDKYFWDENSGTYKDYHTKKNAQTSSEHIAALYPLFLGLASENQAKSVAKNIEEKFLYQGGLVTTTKKSGQQWDFPNAWAPYQWLGFKSMKNYGFDDLAEKIKKNWSSNVERVYRNTGKLMEKYNALDIEIVAGGGEYPNQDGFGWTNGVYLKLKNN, encoded by the coding sequence ATGAATAATCAACTATATATCAACGAAATTCAGACTCTTTTTGATGAGGTTCAAAGGTCTCAGATTTTTGAAGACCAAAAAACAATGACGGATGCTGTTCCATTATTTTCTATTGTTGAAATTAATTCTAAATATGAAAATGAAAAAAATGAAGAAGGCTTTGATTTAAAACAATTTGTACTATCAAATTTCGATTTTTTAGGAGCTAAAATTTCAATTACTAGAGAAACTCAATTGCCAATTGATGATCATATCGAAAAACTTTGGGATGAATTGACAAGAACAGCTTATGAAGAAAAAGGAACTTTATTGAAACTTCCAAAACCGTATGTCGTTCCAGGAGGTCGTTTTAACGAATTTTTCTATTGGGACAGCTATTTTATCATGTTGGGTCTGCAGGTTTCAGGAAGGGTGGAAATGATGGAAAATATTATTGAAAACTGTTCTTATTTAATTCAAACTGTTGGATTTGTGCCGAATGCGAGCAGAACTCATTTCCTAAGCCGTTCTCAACCGCCCTATTTTTCATTAATGGTTGATTTGCTTTTTGAAACAACAAAAGACGAAAATATTTACATCAAATATCACGACACTTTAGAAAAAGAATATATTTTTTGGATGAATGGCGAAGCAGATTTAGAGAATGGTTCAAGTATAAAAAGAGTAGTAAAAACCAATAATGGAGATATTTTAAACAGATATTACGACGCAGAAAACGAACCACGTCCTGAAAGTTATTTAATTGATATTGAGGACAGTGAAAATGCTGGCGAAGAATTTTACAGAAATATAAGAAGCGCCTGCGAATCAGGGTGGGATTTTTCCAGCAGATGGTTTGCAGACGGAGATACAATTCAGACAATTGAAACTTTAAATCTTGCTCAGGTTGATTTGAATTGTCTTTTATGGCATTTAGAAAACACTTTAGCAAAATCTTCATCACTTCAAAATTTAGCTGAAAAAGAAGCCTATTATTCAGGAAGTGCAGCAAACAGAAAAGAGATGATCGACAAATATTTCTGGGACGAAAATTCAGGAACTTATAAAGATTATCACACGAAAAAAAATGCACAAACATCGTCCGAACATATTGCGGCTCTTTATCCTTTATTTCTTGGTTTAGCGAGCGAAAATCAGGCAAAATCGGTTGCTAAAAATATAGAAGAAAAATTTCTTTATCAAGGCGGATTGGTTACTACGACCAAAAAATCAGGTCAGCAATGGGATTTTCCAAACGCTTGGGCACCTTATCAATGGTTAGGTTTTAAATCAATGAAAAATTACGGTTTTGATGATTTAGCCGAAAAAATTAAAAAGAATTGGTCTTCAAATGTTGAAAGAGTCTATAGAAACACCGGAAAATTGATGGAGAAATACAACGCTTTAGATATAGAAATTGTCGCAGGAGGAGGGGAATATCCTAATCAGGACGGCTTTGGGTGGACGAATGGTGTTTATCTAAAATTAAAAAATAATTAA
- a CDS encoding MFS transporter gives MKNFNIKAVLFLNYFVFAILLNSVGTVILQMQQNFGISKSSASVLEGFKDLPIAICSFILASFLPKIGIKKSMLIALFLVSCMCFVMPFANDFWFFKLLFTIVGISFALIKISVFTSIGLVTNTDKEHSSFMGYLEGFFMIGVLVGNVLFSLFIDDINPKSTHWLKVYWVLGGLSTLSFLFLFFTKLNETEAKSEKTDLLGDLKNSISLFSYKKVLFFLLCAFLFVLVEQSFQTWTPTFYKEILKVPTSMSIQAGAVLAGAFALGRFLSGFFSKKFSWIYVVSFCVVGFAISILLVLPLTHNIHITTNTNWLKAPLVVYLFPLMGGLLAPIYPSINSVILASIPKYLHSAMAGLIVVFSAIGGTVGSIITGFVFQEFSGQQAFYLSLIPLSLLIVSAMIMNKLKINPKK, from the coding sequence ATGAAAAATTTCAACATCAAGGCGGTTCTATTTTTAAACTATTTCGTTTTTGCGATTCTTTTGAATTCGGTAGGAACGGTGATTTTACAAATGCAGCAAAATTTCGGAATTTCAAAATCTTCTGCAAGTGTTTTGGAAGGTTTTAAAGATTTACCGATTGCAATTTGCTCATTTATCTTAGCATCATTTTTACCAAAAATAGGAATTAAAAAATCGATGTTAATTGCATTGTTTCTGGTAAGCTGTATGTGTTTTGTGATGCCGTTTGCTAATGACTTCTGGTTTTTCAAATTATTATTTACCATTGTTGGGATTTCTTTTGCTTTAATTAAGATTTCGGTTTTCACCTCTATCGGATTGGTCACAAATACAGATAAAGAGCACTCAAGCTTTATGGGCTATCTGGAAGGCTTTTTTATGATTGGAGTTTTAGTGGGAAATGTTTTGTTCAGTCTGTTTATTGACGATATTAATCCAAAATCTACGCATTGGCTCAAGGTATATTGGGTTTTAGGTGGACTTTCAACCTTGTCTTTTTTGTTTTTATTCTTCACAAAACTGAATGAAACTGAAGCAAAAAGTGAGAAAACAGACTTGCTGGGAGATTTAAAAAACAGCATTAGTTTATTCAGTTACAAAAAAGTATTGTTCTTTTTACTGTGTGCTTTTCTTTTTGTTTTGGTAGAGCAGAGTTTCCAGACCTGGACTCCGACTTTTTATAAAGAAATTTTAAAAGTTCCGACTTCAATGTCTATTCAGGCGGGAGCTGTTTTGGCGGGAGCTTTTGCGTTGGGAAGATTTTTATCAGGCTTTTTCTCTAAGAAATTCAGCTGGATTTATGTGGTTTCTTTCTGTGTGGTTGGCTTCGCAATAAGTATCCTATTGGTTTTACCACTAACTCATAATATTCATATTACCACCAATACCAATTGGTTAAAAGCTCCGCTTGTGGTATATCTATTTCCATTAATGGGCGGATTGTTGGCACCGATTTATCCGAGTATCAACTCTGTAATTTTAGCATCAATTCCTAAATATTTACACAGTGCAATGGCTGGTTTGATAGTAGTTTTTTCTGCAATCGGAGGAACAGTAGGTTCTATCATAACTGGTTTTGTATTTCAGGAATTCAGCGGGCAGCAGGCGTTTTACCTTTCATTAATACCGCTTTCGTTATTGATTGTTTCCGCAATGATCATGAATAAATTAAAAATAAATCCTAAAAAATAA
- a CDS encoding AraC family ligand binding domain-containing protein: MKVTFERVIPDEKSSFRTIHNNSPISEFKWEYHYHPEIELVCVISGSGTRHVGYHKSNYTSGDLVLIGSNIPHSGFGLNSIDPHEEIVLQFKQEILQFPDQEVEAKSIKDLLELSKYGIKFHRKIKKIMIPKLRLMLESEGYKRYLLLLEILFELSKSKDYELLNNEIMPYTIISKNKTRLENIFTFVEHNYDKEINIEDVAKLANLTLPAFCNFFKKQHKSRLQNS; the protein is encoded by the coding sequence ATGAAAGTTACATTTGAACGAGTAATCCCCGATGAAAAGAGCTCTTTTCGCACGATTCACAACAACTCGCCCATCTCCGAATTCAAATGGGAATATCATTATCACCCGGAAATTGAGCTCGTGTGTGTAATTTCCGGGAGCGGGACGCGACACGTTGGTTATCATAAAAGCAATTATACGAGTGGTGATTTGGTATTAATCGGCTCAAATATTCCACATTCAGGATTTGGTTTGAATTCGATTGATCCACATGAAGAAATTGTTTTACAATTCAAGCAGGAAATTTTGCAGTTTCCGGATCAGGAAGTTGAAGCAAAATCTATTAAAGATTTATTAGAACTTTCGAAATATGGCATAAAATTTCACAGAAAAATAAAAAAAATCATGATTCCAAAACTAAGGCTGATGCTGGAATCTGAAGGTTATAAAAGATATTTACTGCTGCTTGAAATCCTTTTTGAACTTTCAAAATCTAAAGATTATGAGCTTTTGAATAACGAAATTATGCCTTACACCATCATTTCAAAAAACAAAACAAGACTGGAAAATATTTTCACGTTTGTAGAACACAACTACGACAAAGAAATTAATATTGAAGATGTAGCAAAATTGGCAAATCTTACGCTTCCCGCTTTCTGTAATTTTTTTAAAAAGCAACACAAATCACGTTTACAGAATTCGTAA
- a CDS encoding AraC family transcriptional regulator: MNKACLLMAQDKSISECSYSCGFNNVTYFNRMFKKYTEKTPSEFMKNFSHNKVNVDLKIEAEVKASF; the protein is encoded by the coding sequence ATTAACAAAGCTTGTTTATTAATGGCGCAGGATAAAAGCATTTCAGAATGCAGCTACAGTTGTGGCTTTAACAATGTAACTTACTTCAATCGAATGTTTAAAAAATATACAGAAAAAACACCTTCAGAGTTTATGAAGAATTTCTCGCACAATAAAGTCAATGTAGATTTGAAGATTGAAGCTGAGGTTAAAGCTTCGTTTTAA
- a CDS encoding thioredoxin family protein: protein MNTPSNMLALGTKAPFFELPNPSKSNEIQSLDDLKGEKGTLVIFMCNHCPFVLHVIDKLTELYEDYNEAGIEFIAINSNNVEKYPADSPEKMIEFQIERNFDFPYLYDESQAIAKAYDAACTPDFFFFDDKLDLVYRGQMDDSRPGNHKEVTGEDLIIAFENLLIGEPQEEIQRPSMGCNIKWK from the coding sequence ATGAATACTCCCTCAAATATGTTGGCATTAGGCACAAAAGCCCCGTTTTTTGAACTTCCTAATCCTTCAAAAAGCAATGAAATTCAGTCATTAGATGATTTGAAAGGTGAAAAAGGTACATTGGTAATTTTTATGTGCAACCATTGTCCGTTTGTGCTTCATGTTATCGATAAGTTGACAGAATTGTATGAAGATTATAATGAGGCGGGAATTGAATTTATTGCGATCAACTCAAATAATGTTGAAAAGTATCCTGCAGATTCTCCGGAGAAAATGATTGAATTCCAAATTGAGAGAAATTTTGATTTTCCTTATTTATATGACGAAAGTCAAGCGATTGCGAAAGCTTATGATGCAGCTTGTACTCCGGATTTCTTTTTCTTTGATGATAAATTAGATCTTGTTTACAGAGGTCAGATGGATGATTCAAGACCAGGAAATCATAAAGAAGTGACTGGTGAAGATTTGATTATTGCTTTTGAAAACCTTTTGATTGGCGAGCCACAGGAAGAAATTCAACGTCCAAGCATGGGTTGTAATATTAAATGGAAATAA
- a CDS encoding TetR/AcrR family transcriptional regulator, which yields MGLHERRQREKESIRANILQAAFTLAKADGWASLSIRKIADAIEYSAPVVYDHFENKEAILYEISINGFHCLQIELLKAQKKHETPEDQLTAIVDAYWNFAFKNKEYYQLMFGLGMQCSGKGLMKEEFSSFQDMLYDCTFEIIKKKGSNENNACHSSHALFSAVHGLISIMMMRNDDIPSTMNKTTLDETVSAFIKSL from the coding sequence ATGGGTTTACATGAACGTCGTCAAAGAGAAAAAGAATCTATCCGTGCAAATATTTTGCAGGCTGCATTCACTTTGGCTAAAGCTGACGGTTGGGCTTCGCTTTCTATCCGTAAAATAGCTGATGCAATTGAGTATAGCGCTCCGGTTGTTTACGATCACTTTGAAAACAAAGAAGCGATTTTATATGAAATCTCTATCAATGGGTTTCACTGTTTGCAGATAGAATTACTGAAAGCTCAGAAAAAACACGAAACTCCCGAAGATCAATTGACAGCAATTGTAGATGCTTACTGGAATTTTGCTTTTAAGAATAAAGAATATTATCAATTGATGTTCGGTCTTGGAATGCAGTGTAGCGGAAAAGGTTTGATGAAAGAAGAATTTTCGTCTTTCCAGGATATGCTTTACGACTGTACTTTTGAAATTATAAAGAAGAAAGGTTCAAATGAGAACAATGCTTGTCACTCTTCTCATGCTCTGTTTTCAGCAGTTCACGGATTGATTTCGATTATGATGATGAGAAATGATGACATCCCTTCAACAATGAATAAAACAACATTAGACGAAACGGTTTCGGCTTTTATTAAATCATTGTAA
- a CDS encoding efflux RND transporter periplasmic adaptor subunit — translation MKTTAKAKLIVLISSIIFLQSCTKAAEGTNAAPPAPELPVFTVTTSPATIYQEFPTALEGKNNVEIRSQVDGYLDRIYVEEGAYVRAGQALFKIDSRAYGEQMNMANANLQVANANIQKAKVEVDRLQPLVAAKVVSDVQLRTAKANYAAAVAAGSQAKASVGGARINVGFTTITAPVSGYIGRIPYKKGSLISRTDANPLTMLSDISEIYAYFSLSELDFIGFQKKYPGATLNEKLKNMPMVDLVIADNTTYPEKGKMSIVDGQFDKTTGAISVRAVFPNANGALRTGNTGRVRMPQLFANTLVIPQESTFEIQDKVYVYVVGKDKKVTSKPVTISGKTESYYFISEGVAVGDKIVYTGIGALKDGVTIQPKAISSDSLLRARPL, via the coding sequence ATGAAAACAACCGCAAAAGCAAAATTAATCGTACTTATATCGAGTATCATTTTTTTACAAAGTTGCACAAAAGCGGCAGAAGGCACTAATGCTGCTCCACCCGCTCCAGAATTACCGGTATTTACCGTTACTACTTCACCAGCAACTATTTACCAAGAATTCCCAACCGCATTGGAAGGAAAAAATAATGTAGAAATCCGTTCACAGGTTGATGGATATTTAGATAGAATTTATGTAGAAGAAGGTGCTTATGTGAGAGCCGGACAAGCATTATTCAAAATAGATTCAAGAGCTTACGGAGAGCAAATGAATATGGCAAACGCTAATTTACAGGTTGCCAATGCCAACATCCAAAAAGCGAAAGTTGAGGTTGACAGACTTCAGCCGTTAGTTGCTGCAAAAGTAGTTTCTGATGTACAATTAAGAACTGCAAAAGCTAATTATGCAGCAGCTGTTGCAGCAGGATCACAGGCAAAAGCTTCAGTTGGCGGAGCCAGAATCAATGTAGGATTTACAACAATCACAGCACCAGTAAGCGGTTACATCGGAAGAATTCCTTACAAAAAAGGAAGTCTGATCTCAAGAACAGATGCCAATCCGTTGACGATGTTATCAGACATCAGTGAAATTTATGCTTACTTCTCTTTAAGCGAATTGGATTTCATTGGTTTCCAGAAAAAATATCCGGGAGCGACCTTAAACGAAAAACTGAAAAACATGCCGATGGTAGATTTGGTTATCGCCGACAACACCACATATCCTGAAAAAGGTAAAATGAGCATCGTTGATGGACAGTTTGATAAAACCACAGGAGCAATCAGTGTTCGTGCAGTTTTCCCAAATGCAAACGGAGCATTGAGAACAGGAAATACAGGGAGAGTTCGTATGCCACAATTATTTGCCAACACGCTAGTTATTCCTCAGGAATCAACCTTTGAAATACAGGATAAAGTCTACGTTTATGTAGTCGGAAAAGATAAAAAAGTAACCTCGAAACCTGTAACGATCTCAGGAAAAACAGAAAGCTACTACTTTATCTCTGAGGGAGTTGCAGTTGGTGACAAAATCGTCTACACAGGAATTGGTGCATTGAAAGATGGAGTTACCATTCAGCCGAAAGCGATTTCATCTGACAGTCTTTTAAGAGCAAGACCATTGTAA
- a CDS encoding efflux RND transporter permease subunit, translated as MLKKFIDRPVLSTVISIILLLLGAMSVFNLPITLFPDIAPPSVQVTAFYPGANAEVVARSVAVPIEEAVNGVENMTYMTSNSSNDGSMTLSVFFKQGSDPDNAAVNVQNRVSKAMSQLPQEVVQAGISTQKVQNSMIMFMGLSSDDPKQYDELFLQNYLKINVIPQIQRIPGVAQAQVFGTRDYSMRLWLKPDRLAANNLSPQEVLAAVKDHNLEAAPGRLGQGSKETYEYILKYKGKLNKNADYENIAIKSNSDGSFLRLKDVARVEFGSYTYTAANRMDGKPVAGFAILQTAGSNANEILTDIEKQVEQMKTTLPKGVEPIIMYNSKDFLDASIHQVVETLVIAFILVFIVVYIFLQDFRSTLIPAIAVPVAIIGTFFFLQMFGFSINMLTLFALVLAIGIVVDDAIVVVEAVHSKMEQTGMPVEQATTNSMSEISGAIISITLVMCAVFIPVGFMEGPAGVFYRQFAFTLVIAILISAVNALTLSPALCALLLNDPQGEHGDHGQKKGFGAKFFNAFNKSFNNMTRKYIYSLKFLIKNKWVAVTGLALLTAASVFLINKAPTGFIPTEDQGFVLYAVNTPPGSSLDRTHRATEQIDKIINGEKAKNHLWVADGMNFISNSNASPYAAGFIKLKDFEDRGEVKDPDQIAAGLTGKVAQVKDASAFFFNFPTVQGFGNVSGFEFMLQDKTNGSFEQLGTTTQAFIGELMKRPEIAFAFTTYAAGNPQYTIDVDTDKANQLGVSITELMQTMQIYYGSSFVSDFNRFGKYYRVMAQADIPYRTDANSMEGIYVKNKTGEMVPVKTLVTLKRTFGPETVSRNNLFNAVTINGTPKPGYSTGDAIKAVEEVAQKSLPRGYGYEWTGITREEIKTGGQTAFVFLLSIIFVYFLLAAQYESYILPFAVILTIPTGVFGVFAFTGLAGIDNNIYVQVGLIMLVGLLAKNAILIVEFAVQRRKAGKTLIESALQASRLRLRPILMTSFAFIIGMLPLVWTQGAAAKGNHSIGISTVGGMFTGVVFGIFIIPVMYVIFQYLHEKMPSRKNKRLQRQKLEEELLATAH; from the coding sequence ATGTTAAAAAAATTCATAGATAGACCGGTACTTTCTACGGTTATCTCCATTATATTGTTGTTGTTGGGAGCGATGTCGGTTTTCAACCTTCCGATTACACTGTTTCCCGATATTGCGCCACCAAGTGTGCAGGTGACGGCATTTTATCCGGGAGCGAATGCAGAAGTTGTTGCCCGTTCCGTTGCGGTTCCGATTGAGGAAGCTGTAAATGGGGTTGAGAATATGACCTACATGACCTCAAATTCAAGTAACGATGGATCAATGACCTTGAGTGTATTTTTCAAGCAAGGTTCAGATCCGGATAATGCAGCGGTAAACGTTCAAAACCGTGTTTCAAAAGCGATGAGCCAGCTTCCGCAAGAGGTTGTACAGGCGGGAATTTCGACTCAGAAAGTTCAGAACAGTATGATTATGTTTATGGGATTGTCAAGTGATGATCCAAAACAATATGACGAACTTTTCTTACAGAATTATTTGAAAATCAACGTCATTCCACAGATACAGCGTATCCCGGGAGTTGCTCAGGCGCAGGTTTTCGGTACCAGAGATTATTCAATGAGACTTTGGCTGAAACCAGATCGATTGGCTGCTAATAATCTTTCTCCACAGGAAGTTTTGGCAGCAGTAAAAGATCATAATCTTGAAGCCGCACCGGGACGTTTGGGACAGGGAAGCAAGGAAACTTACGAGTACATTTTAAAGTATAAAGGTAAATTAAACAAAAATGCAGACTACGAAAACATCGCCATCAAATCAAACAGTGACGGTTCGTTTTTAAGATTAAAAGATGTTGCGAGAGTAGAATTCGGTTCTTACACGTACACTGCAGCCAACAGAATGGACGGTAAACCTGTAGCAGGATTTGCAATTTTGCAAACTGCAGGTTCTAATGCAAACGAAATTTTAACTGATATTGAAAAGCAGGTTGAGCAGATGAAAACTACCCTTCCAAAAGGAGTTGAGCCCATCATCATGTACAATTCAAAAGACTTTTTGGATGCGTCAATTCATCAGGTAGTTGAGACATTAGTGATTGCATTTATTTTGGTATTTATTGTAGTGTACATTTTCCTTCAGGATTTCAGATCTACATTAATTCCTGCGATTGCCGTTCCGGTAGCAATTATCGGTACATTCTTTTTCCTTCAGATGTTTGGTTTCAGTATCAATATGTTGACTTTGTTTGCTTTAGTTTTAGCCATTGGAATTGTAGTGGATGATGCAATTGTCGTCGTTGAAGCCGTCCATTCAAAAATGGAACAGACTGGTATGCCAGTCGAGCAGGCGACTACAAACTCAATGAGTGAAATTTCGGGAGCGATTATTTCCATTACATTGGTGATGTGTGCGGTGTTTATTCCGGTTGGTTTTATGGAAGGACCTGCAGGAGTTTTCTACAGACAGTTTGCATTTACATTGGTCATTGCGATTTTGATTTCAGCGGTTAATGCGTTGACTTTAAGTCCTGCTTTATGTGCTTTGTTATTAAATGATCCTCAGGGAGAACATGGCGATCACGGTCAGAAAAAAGGTTTTGGAGCGAAGTTTTTCAATGCTTTCAACAAAAGCTTCAACAACATGACCAGAAAATACATCTACAGCCTTAAATTTTTAATTAAAAATAAATGGGTTGCGGTTACCGGTTTAGCGTTACTCACAGCGGCAAGTGTTTTCTTAATTAATAAAGCTCCGACAGGATTTATTCCAACTGAAGATCAGGGATTTGTTTTGTATGCAGTGAATACACCTCCGGGAAGTTCATTAGACAGAACGCACAGAGCCACTGAACAGATTGATAAAATCATCAACGGTGAAAAAGCCAAAAATCACCTTTGGGTAGCCGACGGAATGAACTTCATCAGTAATTCCAATGCTTCTCCTTATGCTGCTGGTTTTATTAAGCTTAAAGACTTTGAAGACCGTGGTGAAGTGAAAGATCCCGATCAGATTGCTGCGGGCTTGACAGGAAAAGTAGCACAGGTAAAAGATGCCAGTGCATTCTTCTTCAACTTCCCTACCGTACAGGGTTTTGGTAACGTTTCAGGGTTTGAATTTATGTTGCAGGATAAAACGAACGGTTCTTTTGAGCAGTTGGGAACAACGACTCAGGCATTTATCGGAGAATTGATGAAGCGTCCTGAAATTGCATTTGCCTTTACAACGTACGCAGCAGGAAATCCTCAATATACAATTGATGTTGATACTGATAAAGCCAATCAACTCGGCGTTTCTATAACCGAATTGATGCAGACCATGCAGATTTATTACGGAAGTAGCTTCGTTTCAGATTTCAACAGATTCGGGAAATATTACAGAGTGATGGCACAGGCAGATATTCCTTACAGAACCGATGCGAATTCCATGGAAGGAATTTATGTTAAAAATAAAACAGGCGAAATGGTTCCTGTAAAGACTTTGGTAACATTAAAGAGAACTTTCGGACCTGAAACGGTTTCAAGAAACAACTTATTCAACGCCGTGACAATCAACGGGACTCCAAAACCTGGTTACAGTACCGGAGATGCTATTAAAGCCGTAGAAGAAGTTGCCCAAAAATCACTTCCTCGTGGATATGGTTATGAATGGACAGGAATTACCCGTGAAGAAATCAAAACCGGTGGACAGACTGCTTTTGTATTTTTGTTAAGTATCATATTTGTGTATTTCCTGTTAGCTGCACAATATGAAAGTTATATCCTTCCGTTTGCGGTTATTCTGACCATTCCCACAGGGGTTTTCGGAGTATTTGCCTTCACAGGATTGGCTGGAATTGACAACAATATTTATGTTCAGGTTGGATTAATCATGCTCGTCGGATTGTTAGCGAAAAATGCGATTCTGATTGTCGAATTTGCCGTTCAACGAAGAAAAGCAGGAAAAACATTGATTGAATCAGCACTTCAGGCTTCAAGATTACGTTTGAGACCTATCCTGATGACTTCATTTGCTTTCATCATCGGTATGTTGCCGTTAGTTTGGACTCAAGGTGCGGCAGCAAAAGGAAATCACTCGATCGGAATCAGCACCGTTGGAGGAATGTTTACAGGCGTAGTCTTCGGGATTTTCATTATTCCGGTGATGTATGTGATTTTCCAGTATTTACATGAAAAAATGCCAAGCAGAAAGAATAAAAGACTTCAAAGACAAAAACTGGAGGAAGAACTTTTAGCAACAGCACATTAA
- a CDS encoding efflux transporter outer membrane subunit: protein MKRVKNIIIAFGIALGAVSCVPKLAYQETKPELPETFKYTATADTASVANLEWKQFFSDPILQNLIEKGIKNNYDLQIALKQVASSQEKLKQAKYLQYPDVGFGVSAQISKPSKNSMNGQSLNLFLGQSHVEDYNAAFNLSWEADIWGKIKNQQEVSKMQYLQTYEATKAIQTQVVAAIAQGYYNLLMLDKQLQIAKSNLDLSTNTLSLTEKLWQSGDTTSLGVQQATAQKQSTELLITQLEQNIAIQENALSILVGENPNKVNRTIEMSDTSLPQDISAGLPAAMVSRRPDVRQQELVLLESNSIVGIAQANMYPALKITAAGGVNSFKIDNWFSIPASLFGSVLGGLTQPIFQKRQLKTDLNVAKIQREKNVLAFRQSVLNAVGEVSDALVSNESLKVQEQKASEQVTTLKNGIKSAEMLYKGGMANYLEVITAQGNSLQAELNLASVKRQRLSSIVDLYRALGGGWK, encoded by the coding sequence ATGAAAAGAGTAAAAAATATAATCATCGCTTTTGGGATTGCATTAGGAGCAGTTTCTTGTGTGCCGAAATTGGCATATCAGGAAACGAAACCCGAACTTCCCGAAACATTTAAATACACCGCAACAGCCGATACCGCAAGCGTTGCTAACTTAGAATGGAAACAGTTTTTCAGCGATCCGATCTTGCAAAATTTAATCGAAAAAGGAATAAAAAACAACTACGACTTACAAATTGCCTTAAAACAAGTCGCCTCTTCACAGGAAAAACTGAAACAGGCAAAATATCTTCAATATCCTGATGTTGGTTTCGGAGTTTCTGCGCAGATTTCAAAGCCTTCAAAAAACAGCATGAACGGACAAAGCTTAAATTTATTTTTAGGTCAAAGTCATGTTGAAGATTACAATGCGGCATTCAACTTATCATGGGAAGCAGACATTTGGGGGAAAATAAAAAACCAGCAGGAAGTTTCAAAAATGCAGTATCTGCAGACATATGAAGCGACAAAAGCGATTCAGACACAGGTTGTTGCGGCAATTGCGCAAGGATATTATAATTTATTGATGCTTGATAAACAATTACAGATTGCAAAATCAAACTTAGACTTAAGCACCAATACCCTTTCTCTCACAGAAAAATTGTGGCAAAGCGGTGATACGACTTCTTTGGGAGTTCAGCAGGCAACCGCTCAAAAGCAATCAACAGAACTATTGATCACTCAACTGGAGCAAAATATTGCGATTCAGGAAAATGCATTAAGTATTTTAGTGGGTGAAAATCCAAACAAAGTCAACAGAACCATTGAAATGTCTGACACTTCTTTACCACAGGACATTTCTGCGGGACTTCCGGCAGCGATGGTGAGCCGTCGTCCTGATGTTCGTCAGCAGGAATTGGTTTTATTAGAATCAAATTCTATTGTGGGAATTGCTCAGGCAAACATGTATCCTGCGTTGAAAATTACCGCAGCAGGTGGCGTTAATTCATTTAAAATTGACAATTGGTTTTCAATTCCGGCATCATTGTTCGGTTCTGTTTTAGGAGGATTGACTCAGCCTATTTTCCAGAAAAGACAGTTGAAAACAGATTTAAATGTGGCTAAAATTCAAAGAGAGAAAAATGTTTTGGCATTTCGTCAGTCTGTATTAAATGCAGTAGGTGAAGTTTCTGATGCATTGGTTTCCAATGAAAGCTTAAAAGTTCAGGAACAGAAAGCAAGCGAACAGGTAACAACGTTGAAAAACGGAATCAAAAGCGCCGAAATGTTGTACAAAGGCGGCATGGCCAATTATTTAGAAGTGATTACCGCTCAGGGAAATTCTTTGCAGGCTGAACTGAATCTTGCGTCTGTAAAGAGACAGAGATTGAGCAGTATTGTAGATTTATACAGAGCTTTAGGTGGCGGATGGAAGTAA